In Glycine max cultivar Williams 82 chromosome 4, Glycine_max_v4.0, whole genome shotgun sequence, the genomic stretch GCTGATGAGGGATTACCCTCTGAACAAGTAAAAAGCTGCTAATTGCAGTAAAGGCACTAACCCAGATTGGAATTGGCCAACAAAGATGGACGCAGACTGCTTGAATAAATGCTCACGAGAGCTGACATACAGAAACTAATTTGGGTAGGTTTATATGGTGCCAATCATAAATGAATGATGttattgtaacatttttttataatagtttttCATAAGACTTATTTAATCTCATACTTgggtagtatattttttttaatctcaccttttgttgttgaaattattttaaaaaatatcattaaagtaAAATTACTCAATGGGTAGTGCTCCCAACAAGCTCATTAcaggtttttaaatttttgtttctctaaaaaataaagagtgAAAAAACGATTTATGGATGATATAAGGGTTGATTGAGAATTTATTGATTgatattatgataaaatataaatatatatggtAAATAATAAATTCGCTAAATTTAATTTCTGATTCACAGATAGTTAGATGcagttttacatttttttaatacaatagCGGCAGAGTCTTGAAATTATGACTTACGCAGTTTATccaaatctttttatttctaGTTTAATCACAATCACTTGATACGATTTTGCATTTTGCCTTTTAAGGATTTGACCATAAAATAGAGCCTACAAAATAAACTAcagtaataatttttattatgaaaaatcatTACTTATCAATATGACGTTAATTtgagtgataatttttttattgtttttaaaaaagaagtgtTTAAAAATCAgaataacatatatatgtatgaggaaaataaattatcaaaacattaaaattttacgcgctatttttattttcaatgctTATTATTGGCTTATATTTTagagtaattaaatattttaaatactcCTCTTTTACTTTggaaaaaagacaaaactttGATCAAATTCCTTAttccttatattatttttatcaaattcttCAATTAAATAATGACACGTagatgtttatttaaaattctgcAACACATACCTAAGGaaaactattatttattattcctaaaaaatattgattattagaaaaaaagttCATGTGTGATCATTTGAATGATGATAAAGATGTAACTGACTTGGTTTTCACCGATTAAATCATGTAACAAGTGTATGAATTTTATTTGCAAGTATGAACGATCGAGACAAAGGGGAGAAAAATTCTACGAAACACCAACAAATGTCTTGCTGTCTTATGCTCTTggcaaattaattattttttatttataaaataaagccAATCAAATGCGATGACTTCTGAAAGCAATTGGTGCACAAAACCAGATTTACTTTTTGCATTTTAGAATATctttaaaacataataataatgaatttataaaataatagattCAAAGTCAAGATCGCCCACATTCATAGGAAAATACGATCCCCATTATGATTGTCAACCCTAATCCCCGCTTGATTTGTTGACAACCTAAGAATAGAATGTGCAAGTACAGCACTTTGCGTTGTGATGCCAGGAACCGAAGCTTCATAATTATGTTCTCTGAGAAAATTCTCAATTGAGTCCTACCAAAATCCTTGCCCTGGTTCAATTTTCTGGGAGCGTAGATTTGATGAAATAATGGGAAGTGTGCACGCCAAATCTCTTTGGACTACAACCGTTCACCAAACTTGCCACGGAATTCCTAATCACAACCATGTATATAGAACCCCACCAACCAAATGTAAGCGACTATATACTCGATTGCttacaaaacagaaaaaataaaccACATATGTAATAGCTTAAATGCAAGACCTTAAATTTTGTCTATGGGCCCTCTCATCCATGTCCTCTATCATCGGCCACAAATTTTTTAAGGAGATAACTAGATCTCAGATTTTTCCAAAGTAGATATTCCCCCGTGAAGCCCAAACTAAAGGccaaaaaagaattaaagaaggaatacaaaaaagaaaaagtctaTGTTCATCTTTGTTCCAAATTCCAACCGTGTATTTCACGCTTGCTACGTCCAACCAACTAACAGCTAtatgcttcttttttctctttttttttaattaagagctGCTATCTACTTCAATTCTTTCACAcattaaacataaaattgaaataacaaaGAAAGATAACCAGAAATAATACTCCTCAATCACATCACAAATCCTATAATTCTCGTTTCATTTTCCATTGATCAAACATTAATAGTAcccagaaaggaaaaaaatcatgCAAATTAAGATCCAAAGATTTTCGTCGTCATCACATCATTATACCAACAGTACAACGCCACATTCAAGGTGTCGTGGAAAATTAGGAAAACAATgacaaaactaaaataaaaataaacaagaaatatCATGtacatgattttaaaatttaaaaattcatgttGCTAGAGTGTGACTGATGAATCAAACTTTGAAGCACCAAGCATGGTGGTGATGGCCATGGTGGAGGGATTTGTCCTTATCAATCAAGCCTTGAACAGAGCGGAAGTGCTCCACGTGGCAAGGAATGGTGATGGGGCCTTTCTGGTCGAACCCGTATTCCTCTTCAGCTTTTTTCAGCAACTGCATGAACAATGGGTGGTTCATGTACATCACAGGGATCACAAACCTCTGTTGCTCCTCCCCTTGCCCTACCAAGATGGCCAAACACCCTTTTGGAATGTCCTTCAGATCCTCCTTCTTCTCTTGTTGTTGGTGATGGTGAAAGTACTGAAGGTGAGGAATGTGCAAATGAAAACTCATgagatgatggtggtggtggtgatgctTCTGATTATGATGATCGCTAAGGATCCCCATAACGTAGCCAAAAAATTAAGCTAAAGGGataggggaaaaaaagaaagaaagagcaaGGTTTAAGAAAAGTGGAGTGAGAATTATTAACACGTTAATTAGGGCTATAAGAAAACGAGTGAGAAAGGCCAGGGGTCAGAGGATGATATGGCAAGGTTGAAGAGGGTTAGGGAAGAGTCGGTGAGAGATCTTGGGATGTTGCTCATGATAAATGGAAGCAAAAGAATACCCACATAACAATATGAACGTATGCAAAAGAAGTAGAAGAATGAAGAGGATTTTGCAAAGGGTGGGATAGaggtatatatatgtgtgtggtaGGGTTAGGGTGTAAGAAATATTATGAGAGGGAGAGCGTTGTGGTGGGGTCAGGATGCTTCTAGGGTTTGCTTACTCTGTACACAAAGATTTGTTCTATACGAGAGAGGGACCTCAAAGCTTAGGAGAgtaatatatcttttttcttgtttagatGATTGGAATTGTGATTCTGACTAAAATTTTATTGGATGGTCCATCTGGCTAAGGATATATTCTGTGTGATTAAAGTAAAAGcgaatttgtttttgaaattaaagttTGATTCACAGCTGGAAATTCAGCATGAATGTAATTTGCAGGATAAGAAACACGCGGAAGAGTCgtaaattgaattttatgatgataaataacattcaaattaatatatttaatattggaTAGTTTATGCTCCGATTGACTTGGTTTTTAGGGTGAGGGAAGGGAAGACTTTGCACTAGAACTAGAATATTGTGCAAGAACGAAGAAGCCACGCTCTATCACACGTTATCCTTATTCGCCTTCGATCTTGGTTTGAGTTAAGAATAACTGTTTCacatctattgttgaaaataTAGAAACTACAAAATATTCCCacgatattttatttaataagatcatttttcttcttctttcacatctattgtatcattttaatagctgaaaatatttaaactacaaaataatttcaagtaGTATACTTTAAATACCAAATATATcagataaatattataaaataaaaaagcaaaacattacctacaaaagataaaatattattttataattaattatattttataaaatattaattaatgctaTTTtgagataataattaattattttatttctaatatattttttattattattttatttgactgATAATATTCCTtaggtttttgttttttttttttgctgaagaTACTATTATTCCTTAGGTGATAGTTAGAAATAATTACTTTGGGGGTATAAAAATCACTGAAATAGATTTTGCATTTCTTAGTAATTTTTTCATACagccttaaaaaaaagtaattttttcatacacacattaaaaaaattaaatttctataaacatgtttaaaatagtcaagtattatttttaaaccaCGGGAAGAAGTTTGGAAGTAATAATAATGTTATAGTGTGCTATTTTTTTGGTGGTATTATTTAATCACCTTTGTTTGTGCCCTATCTTGGTGGAATACCTTtgctaaaaaacatttttttcccaTGGAATCAATTTATTGCTTGTGAATTGGGCGTTAGCGTGGTACCCGAAAAACACGATTAAGCAAAGAAGAAAACAGGTGTAGCCCGAATTCGAAAACTGCCCTTGAATTTCGGGCGTAAATCCTTATGATGGGACCCCTAAACCTAGTTTTGGTTCAGACTGTTGCTGGGTGTAATTGCTAGTGCAAGCAAGGATccaaacatgtaatttttgcATTAATATGACGCTTTAGTTAATTAACTAAAggataattatgttataaataattaatgttaatatatataatattaaaattataatgtatatttaatatgcatctaaatttagataataaattttgtaataattatattagaataTCTTGTTGATAATGTGAAAAATTAGGGTTACGGATTGGACTTGTGAGGCTCATGGATATGAATGGGACAATTCATAAGCTAATTCGTATTAGTTTTATGAAAATGTGAAACAAGAATTGTACAAATTATGCGGGATGTACCAACAATTTGTATGGTACCCGTAGCAAGACCTTAGCTTCATCCAAATAGAAAGTCCATTTTAGAAGCGGAACTGATGCCACATTTGTTGCATAATTCTAAAAGCATGTATGTagaaaaattagtaattaattaattcttgtatattaaacttaaatttattttccacacCTATACGTACGGTATAGCTAAATAATGAGCATAtggaaagtttttaaaaaacgaAAGCTAATGGCATCATGAATCCCATGATGGGGAATATGACTCCCATATAATGGGGATAAGAATTATGCAATGCTAAAATTAGGACTGCAGTAAATAGTCCAATCTAGAGTTAAAAAGGAATTACAGACTAAAAATAACACTCAAATATTTCTTCATTGATTCATTtccaaaaagataaatatattttataccgTCTTAATTAATGTAATACTAATTATTCATCGGTCAACATCATAACATCATATCATATattgcattaaaaaattataatttaaaaaataaatatctatataattatttaatcgtttgagtttgagaatatttaagtcttttaaagcaattaatatgaaattattttaatttaactaaagattttttgaattaaatacttttgaaaaaaaatattatatataataatcttattcgatttaaatataaatgttttcagttgtaagaaataaaaagtagGCGTTGGACGACCCAATGGAAGTCATTGATTTCTTTCGGCTTTCAAGTGGTTTCAACTTTTTTGTCTAAAAGCAAAATGATTATAGCAACCAGCAAGGCATAGTTTGGATAATGCAACTGAGCCAACTTTTGTTTTTACCTTTCTTTTTATCTCACCTACTTCCAGATGGTACATCTTTTTCCACAGTATGGTGATTTTAGaatctgattaaaaaaaagaaactaagatGAGTAGGGCTTTGATTTCACACGGAAATAATTCTTCCATTTTTCCCCACACAATTTTGTTTAGAAAAAGTAAAGAAATCTCGCAAAAAATAGTGCGGACCCttgctcctttttttttttcttctttgattaTAATTCTTGATATAAAAACTTTATAGCCTATATcacattaatataaattttaatttcttcccttttttttatgtCTAAAGTTGGAGTTACCATGATCAAGAGCTAATATGGTCTCTGTTAATGGTATAACTGTTTTCTTGGTTGATCTTTGTTCTTTACTGTCAAGTTAGTAGTACAAGTAGGCAAATAACacaatgaaaaacaaaaccacACAAATTAATGGTAAAATTATACCGGCTTTTGTACAAAATACCCCTCGGCCGTTCTAGCTTGCTAAAGTAAAGAAGAATTCTTTCCATATTGCTGCTGcaaaactttttcttcttccaagaacataaaaaatcagcCATTGGATCGAAAGGTAATAAGGATAAAGAAGTAGAAtgagacaaaaaaaagttaattggaGCTTTTTTTAcggttatttaattataatttaaattgttaatttttataataattatttttaaaaaattatgtaaaataatttatgtttacGGAGCACTTATGCTTTCATGGAAATCTAGGTTGCTATTTTGCAAATCCATATTTCGATTTACCATAGATATCAACAAATAAAAAGGTATGAATTAGCACTGGCAGATACATTTACTGTTAATCAGGCCCAATATCAAGTTGATCCAGCAAGCCCAACTATGGGTCGAGATGGGCCATGGAGAAAGATTATAGGGGCGTTGCTACATGCACCCAGAAACATTACTGGTACACACAGCAATTATGCGATTTTCCCGTTTTGCCCTTCTGTAAAAGTGATACGGATTGCCTAATCCGTTGACTTTCAAGTTATTAGTACAATGTTCTGACTAACTGAACTAATAGGTCAatcatgttataaaataattaatgttactatatataacacgaaaatttctaatgtatatttaatgtgcatgtaaatttaaataataaattttatgacaattaattttgatataataattaatatgtttacatatatgaatttttatgaaacccataatttttatttaaaatttatatatgtaaacaaatacattattagatcaaaatcaaTTGCAATAAggtcaaaaaatacattagtaggtttttgttaataaacatatgatttttatttacaatttatatatataaatatattaattattatatcaaaattaattatcacaaaatttattatttaaatttacatgcacattaaatatacattagaaaatttagtgttatatataacaacattaattattttatatataattgaccTATTAGTTCAGTTGGTTAGAGCGTCGTGTTAATAACGTAAAAGTCATAGGTTCGACTCCTGCTTTAGGGTGCACATAGCAACGGATTAGCCAATCCATATCCCTTATATGGAAGGGCAAAACGGAAAAATCGTGCAATTGCTGGGTGTACCAGTAATTTTGCTGGGTACACATAGCAACACTCAAATTATAAGGGTATGCATGAGCTAATTTACCAATGTTTAGCACATCAATTCATCGTagctcacaaaaaaaataaaatcatcgtaGCTCATAACTTTAACATTAGGGAGCTACTATTGGCACCACCAATATTGGCAAAATAACCATCCTATCCTTTTGGATTTCCTACACCCCCAAACTCTTCCTCTatcacataattttattttcccctttctttcattgaacaAACCTATGAGACTTTGTGAGAATTTTAGCATTTGTAACCAACAGAATAATGATTTCGTTGGTTTCTAGATTTTGACACATAACGAAATTAATCCCAACCCATATCATTATAAAAGATTCCCAAGTTTTCAGTTGgaaagagaagataaaaaaactaaaatgaaaacaaatggatCCACCATTGGAGTATtccaaattcataattttgtcgTGTGTCGAAATCCATACATgattttgtagtaatttttttggttGCCAATGTTTGATTGTTGTTTGATTTCTAAATTTACCAAATGGACCTTTGTAGAGTATACATGGATTGAAATGCATTAACTTCTGGTGAAGTTACAATGTCAAGTGGTTGGAAAAACATGATTGATGAAAATCAAAATCTTTTTTACCATACCAATTAAGCATATATGATACATGCAAAAGGAATGCAGATAGATGATAATGATTTGGGAAATCACGACGATGATTCTAATAATGGTTTGAATATTGACCCCTCAACCTAATTAAATAGTGTTATGTGTATTGATTTTAGACTTGATAATACTCAATAGCTAatgattttagtcctttaataTTGACTACAGAGTTTGTTAATTGTTGTTAATCATGAATATTACATTGTAGTTGAGGTTGAGGTCCTTATTCTAATAATTATGTTGACTGTTAAACaagtacaataaaaatataattttgtcaaacaaatttataacaaaaccaTGTTTTTGTTGTACACAAGGGGTTAAAAAAATAAGCTAACATAAACAAATTTACATTAAACATGTCTACAACTGAATTGTATTTGTTTGTGCACACTTgggattgaaagaaaaaataatataatgaaaacatgattttgttgtaaACTTAtacaatgaaattatattttcattatactATTTAATATTCACCCCAATGTGTATagcaaaaatacaattttattatatatttatacaacaaaattatatttccaATGAAAACAGTAATTTTGAACTAATATGAAAATTCACAACACTTCATAATGCCTTAACAATATAACCTGTTGATGTCCGTTTTTGGCCCATTgagaaacaaaattacaaactcctacatcatttttttaatttaatttctaataactacttttttttgtttaaaatgaattaaataaagatGAGAAAGAACACGAAAGAGTTTTTAAACATAGAAATCAGCgaattaatgataatttatcgatataataaaattatatttatcaagcatatttttcttaattgtaaataatgttttttattattatatatacatgtattcaTTTATACTACATTTTTCGATTCTATTGTACCTGTATGTATTTTTCCATCTTTATGATCATAATCATTAAAAGATTTATATTGTTAAAagtgatcaattttttttttaaatttgaagagttacttaacattaaaaaaaacggaaaaataaaatattgtaaaataatcTTTAGAGTTTCAAATAGCTTGAACAAAAAAAGCTAAAGTGTTACCCATTAATATCAACCTAGTGATTTTTTTCTAAGCGTTGACCTATTGATGATAAGTTTTGATAGTAAGTATGAAATCTTAGATTTTAATCTTATTGTGACTATTGTATATTTAAGATTCGCTTGGCAAGAATGATATAGACTTATTAGTAGTGTTCATGGTTATGGGTAACTTGGAACCCAAATTAACCCAGATTTTCTCACTTTGGGTTGGATGTTTTAGCGTTTGGGTAACAAGTTTTGATTTTCGAATCCATAAACTTACTCATTCacgtaatatttaattaaaattattattatatattcgtatatattaaattacaaaaaaaataaatattagtgaataaaaaaaatagattcctTATCCTATACAAAATTTATTGCAATTATTGCCTCTATATGATATTTGTTATAGGATTAGAATGAATttgacaaacattttttttcacaccGACAACAGTTGATATCATGACTAAACATACAATTCTATGTTCGGTTTGTTGGTAGAGTTAATATttggtaataaataaatataaattattaaatttagagTTAATTTAAATGTTCAAACCTTATAGATTCAACCGAATCAATATGTCAAGTTGGTTTGAATTAAATTTGACAACAAAATCATACAAATTTAACACAATCAAACCtgcataattttaattgaattgaatattGTGTTTAAACAAACTCAATCCAACGTAGCTTGTGAGCACATCTCAAGATTTATATATCAATATGCTTTTTTATGTAGATATATATGATTGAGTTAAAAACTAAGTTTAAACATtgtttaattgaataaataaattagtcaGTTATTTAACGAGTTgaagttaaataaatataaataattcaactaatttaaatttcaaagtgtAAATATATCCATTTATCTATAttgcaaatttatttaatattagagtatgaactatgaagagaattaataaaaagaatagAAACACCACAAAATTTCGGTACACAAAAAAGAAGGGCAAAACACATGTAACTCGAAAAGAATAAATCCAATATGAATTacagaatgagaaagaaaaagagaaaaaagaaacatgatTTTCCCCCCTTTAAAATCGACCAACCTTATCCGTGTTGCACGAgcactacaagaaaaaaatgaacagGTACCAAAATCTTGCGTTTGAGATGATGACCAaagaatactattttttttttt encodes the following:
- the LOC100793034 gene encoding auxin-responsive protein SAUR32; the encoded protein is MGILSDHHNQKHHHHHHHLMSFHLHIPHLQYFHHHQQQEKKEDLKDIPKGCLAILVGQGEEQQRFVIPVMYMNHPLFMQLLKKAEEEYGFDQKGPITIPCHVEHFRSVQGLIDKDKSLHHGHHHHAWCFKV